Below is a genomic region from Pseudocalidococcus azoricus BACA0444.
GCATCCCCGTCACCTATGTGCCAGCCCGCAATACGATTTTCCTCAGTTTTGCCCTCAGTTATGCCGAAGCCCTGGCGGCCCAGCGGGTGTATATCGGTGTCAATGCCTTGGATTATTCTGGCTATCCCGACTGTCGCCCGGATTATGTCGCGGCCATGCAAACGGTCTTTAACTTGGGGACGAAAACCGGCCGGGAAGGTAAACCGATTACAATTACAGCTCCGCTGATCAATCTCCATAAAACCGAAATTATTGAATTAGGGAATCAGCTAGGTGTACCTTGGGTCAAAACTTGGTCTTGTTACAGCGATGGCGGCAATGGTGAAGTTCCCATGGCCTGTGGGGTTTGTGATGCCTGTCAGTTAAGGTTGGCGGCGTTTCAAGAAC
It encodes:
- the queC gene encoding 7-cyano-7-deazaguanine synthase QueC, giving the protein MKAVVLLSGGLDSSTVLYQAQADGLDCYALSFDYGQRHRTELNSAQAIAQAAGVVAHQVVTFNLRAWGGSALTDEQIDVPGSRDLAAISQGIPVTYVPARNTIFLSFALSYAEALAAQRVYIGVNALDYSGYPDCRPDYVAAMQTVFNLGTKTGREGKPITITAPLINLHKTEIIELGNQLGVPWVKTWSCYSDGGNGEVPMACGVCDACQLRLAAFQELGLVDPIPYRCF